Proteins encoded by one window of Halomonas sp. SH5A2:
- a CDS encoding RidA family protein has translation MSNKAVINTEKAPAAIGPYSQAVKAGNTVYLSGQIPLDPATMEIVSDDFEKQARQVFTNLQAVCEEAAGTLGDIVKLNLYLVELDNFAIVNKVMEEFFDMPFPARAAVGVKALPKGSQVEAEAVMVIGD, from the coding sequence ATGAGCAACAAAGCTGTTATCAACACTGAGAAAGCCCCCGCTGCTATCGGCCCCTACTCTCAGGCGGTTAAAGCAGGCAATACCGTGTACCTGTCGGGCCAGATTCCGCTGGACCCAGCCACTATGGAAATCGTCTCGGACGATTTCGAAAAGCAGGCACGTCAGGTATTTACCAACCTGCAGGCGGTCTGCGAAGAAGCCGCCGGGACGCTTGGCGATATCGTCAAACTGAACCTGTACCTGGTCGAGCTGGATAACTTTGCGATCGTGAACAAGGTGATGGAAGAGTTTTTCGATATGCCGTTCCCGGCCCGTGCCGCGGTAGGAGTAAAAGCGCTGCCCAAAGGGAGTCAGGTGGAAGCCGAAGCCGTCATGGTCATTGGCGATTAA
- a CDS encoding RelA/SpoT family protein, translating to MFTIDDLADRLGGYLPPDEIQQVKRAFYYAEQAHDGQRRRSGEPYVTHPLAVANILANMHMDHQSLMAAMLHDVIEDTGVSKQALGAQFGEPVAELVDGVSKLTQITFEDKAVAQAENFQKMVLAMSRDIRVIIVKLADRLHNMRTLGALRPDKKRRIARETLEIYARIAGRLGINTIRVELEDLSFQAIHPMRSERIKRAVSNARGHRRSAMREVQATLQKSVDDEGLSGTVVGRQKHLLSIYRKMRDQRKPFVEIMDVFGFRIITDDVASCYRILGVVHNLYKPVPGRFKDYIAIPKANGYQSLHTTLFGARGMPIEVQIRTREMEAMANNGIAAHWLYKAGQTSHPIAEGSHARARAWVKGLLEMQRHAGDSLEFIEHVKNDLFPDDIYVFTPKGDIMELPQGATVIDFAYTVHTDIGNHCIACRIDRHLAPLSTRLESGQTLEIITAPGARPNLAWLNFVTTAKARSAIRHALKNQQHTEAVMLGRRLLNKALAPFNTSLEELEPKVLNRAFEQLDVASEEALLESLGLGNRVAHVVARRLVDVADGRPSELINEGTSQKAVVISGSEGMVINFARCCHPLPGDSIIGHLSMGKGLVVHRSECKNLVDRDDPDKVFALEWSENIDEDFPVVLRIEIESRRGIVAQLAGLVTDAEANIERIGIEERDARLATVNLTLSVKGRVHLARIMKRIRNLPNVSKITRMAN from the coding sequence ATGTTTACCATTGATGACCTGGCCGACCGACTCGGCGGCTACCTACCCCCCGACGAGATCCAACAGGTCAAACGCGCCTTTTATTACGCTGAACAGGCCCACGATGGCCAGCGGCGTCGCTCCGGTGAACCTTACGTTACCCATCCGCTAGCGGTGGCCAACATCCTGGCGAACATGCACATGGACCATCAAAGCCTGATGGCCGCCATGCTGCACGATGTGATTGAAGATACCGGGGTGTCGAAACAAGCGCTGGGCGCCCAGTTCGGCGAGCCGGTGGCGGAACTGGTCGACGGCGTCTCCAAGCTGACCCAGATCACCTTCGAGGATAAAGCCGTCGCCCAGGCGGAAAACTTCCAGAAGATGGTCCTGGCGATGTCGCGGGATATCCGCGTGATTATCGTCAAGCTCGCCGACCGGCTGCATAACATGCGCACCCTGGGCGCGCTGCGCCCCGATAAAAAACGCCGCATCGCCCGCGAAACCCTGGAAATCTACGCCCGCATTGCCGGGCGGCTGGGCATCAACACCATCCGCGTTGAGCTCGAGGACCTGTCCTTTCAGGCGATCCACCCGATGCGTTCGGAGCGTATCAAACGCGCTGTCTCCAACGCGCGCGGCCATCGGCGCAGTGCAATGCGGGAAGTCCAGGCCACGCTGCAAAAAAGCGTCGACGACGAAGGTCTGAGCGGTACGGTTGTTGGCCGCCAAAAGCATCTGCTGTCGATCTATCGCAAGATGCGCGACCAGCGCAAACCCTTTGTCGAAATCATGGATGTGTTCGGTTTTCGCATCATCACCGACGATGTGGCCAGCTGCTATCGCATTTTGGGCGTGGTGCATAACCTGTATAAGCCGGTGCCTGGAAGATTCAAGGACTACATCGCGATTCCTAAGGCAAACGGTTACCAGAGCTTGCACACCACCCTGTTTGGCGCGCGGGGAATGCCGATTGAGGTACAGATTCGCACCCGTGAAATGGAGGCTATGGCCAATAACGGCATTGCCGCGCATTGGCTGTATAAAGCCGGGCAAACCTCGCATCCGATTGCCGAAGGCAGCCACGCCCGCGCCCGCGCCTGGGTGAAAGGGCTTTTGGAGATGCAGCGTCACGCCGGCGATTCCCTGGAGTTTATCGAGCACGTCAAAAACGACCTGTTTCCCGACGATATCTACGTGTTCACCCCCAAGGGCGATATCATGGAGCTGCCCCAGGGCGCTACGGTAATCGACTTCGCCTATACGGTGCACACTGATATCGGTAACCACTGTATCGCCTGCCGCATCGACCGCCACCTGGCGCCGCTTTCCACGCGTCTGGAAAGTGGCCAGACGCTGGAAATTATCACTGCTCCCGGGGCGCGTCCCAATCTGGCGTGGCTGAATTTCGTCACCACGGCCAAAGCGCGCTCGGCCATTCGTCATGCCCTCAAGAATCAGCAGCATACTGAAGCGGTGATGCTCGGGCGGCGGTTGTTGAACAAGGCGCTGGCCCCCTTCAATACCAGCTTGGAAGAACTGGAACCAAAGGTATTAAACCGCGCGTTCGAGCAACTCGACGTGGCGTCAGAAGAGGCACTGTTAGAGTCGTTGGGCCTTGGCAACCGCGTTGCCCACGTTGTGGCACGACGCCTGGTGGATGTAGCGGACGGTCGTCCCAGTGAGCTGATCAATGAGGGCACCAGCCAAAAGGCGGTGGTGATAAGCGGCAGCGAGGGCATGGTGATTAACTTTGCTCGCTGCTGCCACCCGCTGCCCGGCGATAGCATCATTGGCCATCTTTCGATGGGTAAAGGGCTTGTGGTACATCGGTCTGAATGTAAAAACCTGGTGGACAGAGACGACCCTGATAAAGTCTTTGCGCTGGAATGGTCAGAGAACATCGACGAAGACTTTCCGGTTGTCCTGCGCATTGAAATCGAAAGTCGCCGAGGGATTGTGGCTCAACTCGCCGGGTTGGTCACCGATGCGGAAGCCAACATCGAGCGCATCGGGATTGAAGAGCGCGATGCGCGTCTCGCTACGGTGAACCTCACGCTTTCGGTAAAAGGACGCGTTCACCTTGCCCGCATTATGAAACGTATTCGCAACCTGCCTAATGTCAGCAAAATAACCCGCATGGCAAATTAA
- the rpoZ gene encoding DNA-directed RNA polymerase subunit omega, with product MARVTVEDCLDNVENRFKLVMISTQRARQLARGTRDSQLPWENDKPTVMALREIAAGLIDHTVLDEPVEAPVRARPAMAPSAQIDE from the coding sequence ATGGCTCGCGTCACCGTTGAAGATTGTCTTGATAATGTGGAAAACCGTTTCAAGCTCGTGATGATTTCCACCCAGCGTGCCCGTCAGCTGGCGCGGGGCACCCGTGACTCACAGCTACCCTGGGAAAATGACAAGCCCACGGTCATGGCGCTGCGTGAAATCGCGGCGGGTCTGATCGATCACACGGTACTGGACGAACCGGTTGAAGCACCTGTTCGCGCTCGTCCAGCAATGGCTCCCAGCGCACAAATCGACGAATAG
- the gmk gene encoding guanylate kinase, producing MSQGTLFIVSAPSGAGKTSLVRELIESLDGIQVSVSHTTRAKREGEVDGVNYHFTDAATFEAMIARGEFFEYAKVFDNYYGTSRQAAQTVLDAGQDVILEIDWQGARQVREQMPDAVSIFILPPSRSELERRLASRGTDEHAIIERRMRDAISEMSHYDEYDYLVVNDDFTTALQELQSLVISRRLARPLMSERHAPLLATLLSQAPGVE from the coding sequence ATGTCCCAAGGTACACTGTTTATCGTTTCTGCCCCATCGGGGGCGGGTAAAACCAGCCTGGTACGCGAGCTGATCGAAAGTCTCGATGGCATTCAGGTGTCGGTATCGCACACCACCCGGGCCAAGCGCGAAGGTGAGGTCGATGGTGTGAATTACCACTTCACCGATGCGGCGACCTTTGAGGCGATGATTGCGCGGGGCGAGTTTTTTGAGTACGCCAAGGTTTTCGATAATTACTACGGTACGTCGCGCCAGGCGGCTCAAACGGTACTGGATGCCGGCCAGGACGTGATTCTCGAAATCGATTGGCAGGGCGCGCGCCAGGTGCGCGAACAAATGCCTGATGCCGTGTCGATTTTCATCCTGCCGCCGTCGCGCAGCGAGCTTGAACGCCGCCTGGCCAGTCGGGGGACCGATGAGCACGCCATCATCGAGCGACGCATGCGCGATGCGATCAGTGAAATGTCGCACTATGACGAATACGACTACCTGGTGGTCAACGATGACTTCACCACCGCGCTGCAGGAATTGCAGTCGCTGGTCATTAGCCGTCGCCTGGCGCGCCCGTTAATGAGCGAACGCCACGCGCCCTTGCTGGCAACGCTCTTGTCACAGGCGCCCGGCGTCGAGTAA
- a CDS encoding extensin-like domain-containing protein yields the protein MRSTWLILALVALGVALQKGVIEIPRHWSPWAPLYVDDPVTPITSLKLRRLEHDRVGCLAALDSVPDDALRYSPLADYTPVESCPLENVVRLEASGVAFNRSFVASCPLALAWVMFERHALQPSAEVILDTQVRQVDHVGSFACRNVYGRESGRRSEHATAEALDVTGFRLANGERITLLNDWGNDGPTGAFLRDIRDDACDFFGNTLGPDYNAAHADHFHFGMRGFRLCR from the coding sequence ATGCGAAGTACCTGGCTGATACTGGCGTTGGTCGCATTAGGCGTTGCCTTGCAAAAGGGCGTGATCGAGATTCCCCGCCACTGGTCACCATGGGCACCGCTATACGTCGACGACCCGGTGACACCGATCACGTCGCTAAAGCTTCGTCGCCTGGAACATGACCGTGTGGGTTGCCTGGCAGCGCTGGACAGCGTGCCGGATGACGCGCTGCGCTATTCTCCTCTAGCCGACTACACCCCCGTCGAAAGCTGCCCGCTTGAGAACGTGGTGCGCCTTGAAGCCAGCGGTGTCGCGTTCAACCGATCGTTCGTGGCCAGCTGCCCCCTTGCCCTGGCCTGGGTGATGTTTGAGCGCCACGCGCTGCAACCCAGCGCCGAGGTCATTCTCGACACCCAGGTACGCCAGGTCGACCATGTGGGAAGTTTTGCCTGCCGCAACGTGTATGGACGCGAGAGCGGACGGCGCAGTGAACACGCCACCGCCGAGGCACTGGACGTGACCGGCTTTCGCCTCGCTAACGGTGAGCGCATTACTCTGCTTAATGACTGGGGCAACGATGGGCCAACGGGAGCGTTTCTGCGCGACATACGCGATGATGCCTGCGACTTTTTTGGCAACACGCTGGGCCCCGATTACAACGCTGCCCACGCCGACCACTTTCACTTCGGGATGCGCGGCTTTCGCCTCTGTCGTTAA
- a CDS encoding MFS transporter, whose translation MQDSTTPPSHGLARNPRLAEFVLALGGFGIGTSEFVIMGLMNRIAEDLAVSVPQVGYAISSYALGVVVGAPLISALAARVPKRALLIALMLVFAVGNIASAMAPGFWSFVGLRFIAGLPHGAYFGIAALVAAGAVPVDQRARAIARVMTGLTVAILVGAPLGTWAGTLFGWQIAFAAVGGIALLTALLIRCYVPVQPVDALASPLRELSALIKQRVLVTVAIACIGCGGMFAIFSYVMPTLTQQAGMSEALGPLVLVIFGLGSIAGNLVGGRLADKNLMRAIPAILLWCAVIQGLFYFAANNVWTGLLFVGLVGTSMALAPSLQTRLMDVAEDAQTMAASLNHAAFNGANALGAWLAGLAISAGFNWSSTGLVGTGLALCGLVLFVAGRWLEKRYPPTRVSLAH comes from the coding sequence ATGCAGGATTCGACGACCCCACCGTCTCATGGGCTGGCGCGTAACCCGCGCCTGGCTGAATTTGTATTGGCGCTGGGTGGTTTTGGCATCGGCACCAGTGAATTTGTCATTATGGGGCTGATGAACCGCATCGCGGAGGATCTGGCGGTCAGCGTGCCCCAGGTGGGCTACGCGATCAGCAGCTACGCCCTGGGCGTGGTGGTCGGTGCGCCGCTGATTTCTGCCCTGGCGGCACGGGTTCCCAAGCGAGCGCTGCTGATCGCGCTGATGCTGGTGTTTGCCGTCGGCAATATTGCCAGTGCCATGGCGCCGGGTTTCTGGTCGTTTGTCGGCTTGCGCTTTATTGCTGGCTTACCCCACGGCGCCTACTTTGGCATTGCCGCTCTGGTGGCGGCCGGGGCGGTGCCCGTCGATCAGCGGGCACGGGCGATTGCCCGAGTGATGACGGGCCTGACGGTCGCGATTCTGGTTGGCGCACCGCTGGGTACCTGGGCGGGGACCCTTTTCGGCTGGCAGATTGCCTTTGCCGCGGTGGGCGGCATTGCGCTGCTTACGGCGCTGTTGATCCGCTGTTACGTACCGGTTCAGCCCGTTGATGCGCTGGCAAGCCCGCTGCGTGAACTGTCGGCGCTGATCAAACAGCGCGTGTTGGTCACCGTGGCCATCGCCTGTATCGGCTGCGGCGGCATGTTCGCCATTTTTAGTTACGTGATGCCGACGCTGACCCAGCAGGCGGGCATGAGCGAAGCGCTGGGGCCCTTGGTACTGGTGATCTTCGGCCTGGGGTCCATTGCCGGGAACTTGGTCGGCGGGCGTCTGGCGGATAAAAACCTGATGCGCGCGATTCCGGCTATTTTGCTGTGGTGCGCGGTGATCCAGGGGCTATTTTACTTCGCGGCGAATAATGTCTGGACGGGGTTGTTGTTTGTGGGTCTGGTGGGGACCAGCATGGCACTGGCGCCTTCGCTGCAAACCCGCTTGATGGATGTCGCCGAGGATGCCCAAACCATGGCGGCGTCGCTCAATCACGCGGCCTTTAACGGCGCCAATGCGCTGGGAGCCTGGCTTGCCGGGCTTGCGATCAGCGCGGGCTTCAACTGGTCAAGCACCGGCCTGGTGGGAACCGGGCTGGCGCTGTGCGGGCTCGTGCTGTTTGTGGCCGGGCGATGGCTGGAGAAACGTTATCCGCCGACCCGTGTGTCTCTCGCACATTAA
- a CDS encoding helix-turn-helix transcriptional regulator: MKRKELSSVEREALLVKLLIQLLREEITSGKVLRQLRRDVLGMSQTQYAELVGISRRSLSDLEADKASPTQALLNQVFRPLGLQTGLVPRNRELRERLLSVEDPNT; encoded by the coding sequence ATGAAGCGTAAAGAACTCTCTAGCGTTGAGCGCGAGGCACTGCTTGTTAAGTTACTGATCCAGCTATTGCGCGAGGAGATTACGTCAGGAAAGGTGTTGCGCCAACTACGACGCGACGTGCTGGGGATGTCACAGACACAGTATGCCGAGCTGGTGGGCATCAGTCGTCGCTCCTTGTCCGATTTAGAAGCCGATAAAGCGAGCCCTACCCAGGCTCTGCTCAACCAGGTATTTCGCCCCCTAGGTCTGCAAACGGGGTTAGTACCACGTAACCGTGAACTGCGTGAGCGCTTACTGTCAGTAGAAGACCCGAATACTTGA
- a CDS encoding type II toxin-antitoxin system HipA family toxin, which yields MALTVQAFHHGQWHDAAELEIKHPEMGRKGPARLGYITDYALEWLDRDDEHACSLRLPIELMNTHQSPHWFAFLDDIMPSGSSRRYWVTQLGISALSQAEQDYALLAKGTIAPVGNLRIKQALPERPAGSTLDQQRFSLRDVVDRDSDFLAYAQQMGAAGGGATGAGGEAPKLLLRCTPDDQVWIDTYQDDPRNQDHHYLVKFPRGQRTELDNDILRAEYHFYHELASLGITTIDTQAMRLFEGERYPSLWLPRFDVDFHAGKRAFFGLESVYSVMDREPGSFLNHFATIEVLVAQLRQQHRVREAGGHFDVAGFVSEWVKRDLLNVAFANSDNHGRNTALLKTPQGIWLAPVYDFAPMKADPEGIIRTTTWGAPFEEGREFNWAAIAENLNAYMPPEQLMEELKALGNQLVGLKERLAARGVPKTVLASKAVGFDYLDDKLQRWGLI from the coding sequence ATGGCGCTAACGGTGCAAGCCTTTCATCATGGCCAGTGGCACGATGCCGCCGAGTTAGAGATTAAGCACCCTGAAATGGGTCGCAAGGGGCCTGCTCGTTTGGGATATATCACAGATTATGCCCTTGAATGGCTGGATCGCGATGACGAACATGCTTGCAGCCTGCGTTTGCCCATTGAGCTAATGAATACCCATCAATCGCCACACTGGTTCGCGTTCTTAGACGATATCATGCCTTCGGGGTCGAGCCGGCGTTATTGGGTTACTCAGTTGGGAATCTCGGCGCTTAGCCAGGCGGAGCAAGATTACGCCCTGTTGGCCAAGGGAACGATTGCGCCGGTGGGCAATTTACGTATTAAACAGGCCCTTCCCGAGCGCCCTGCAGGAAGTACCCTCGACCAGCAGCGCTTTTCCTTGCGTGATGTCGTGGATCGCGACAGTGATTTTCTTGCCTATGCACAGCAGATGGGAGCCGCCGGGGGAGGTGCTACCGGTGCTGGCGGAGAGGCACCCAAGCTATTGCTGCGCTGTACGCCAGATGATCAGGTCTGGATCGATACCTATCAGGATGATCCGCGCAATCAAGACCATCATTATCTGGTGAAATTTCCGCGTGGCCAGCGCACCGAGCTTGATAACGACATACTGCGCGCTGAGTACCACTTCTATCATGAGCTAGCGTCGCTGGGTATAACGACCATCGATACCCAGGCGATGCGGTTGTTCGAAGGCGAGCGTTATCCATCGCTTTGGCTGCCTCGCTTTGATGTTGATTTCCACGCGGGCAAGCGCGCATTTTTCGGACTGGAATCGGTTTATTCGGTGATGGATCGAGAGCCGGGAAGTTTCCTCAACCATTTTGCCACCATAGAGGTCCTGGTTGCCCAGTTGCGTCAGCAACACCGCGTTCGCGAAGCGGGAGGTCATTTTGACGTGGCAGGTTTTGTGAGCGAGTGGGTTAAACGTGATTTGTTGAATGTTGCGTTTGCCAACAGCGATAACCATGGTCGCAATACGGCGCTGCTGAAAACACCCCAGGGAATCTGGCTGGCGCCGGTGTATGATTTTGCGCCCATGAAAGCTGACCCAGAAGGCATCATTCGGACTACCACCTGGGGGGCGCCGTTTGAAGAGGGGCGCGAGTTTAACTGGGCAGCCATTGCTGAAAACTTAAATGCCTATATGCCACCCGAGCAGCTGATGGAAGAGCTAAAAGCGCTGGGTAATCAGCTAGTCGGACTAAAAGAACGTCTTGCTGCACGGGGAGTGCCAAAAACGGTGTTAGCGTCGAAAGCAGTGGGGTTTGATTATTTGGACGATAAGTTGCAGCGCTGGGGACTGATATGA
- a CDS encoding DNA-3-methyladenine glycosylase family protein — MTTDDASFKTIEQGMAALAEADPDIARAYPLVGAPEPRQRDQGFATFFSTIVSQQLSTEAARAIMGRVNTLLPELHAQAVIDIEGQALRDAGLSWRKIEYAKGLAEAELAGTFSADGLEQLSDDEAIAAITQLRGFGRWSAEIYLMFSLKRPDIFPADDLALRVALGRLKGMDDKPTPKQARQWVAHWSPWRTVGSLFLWHYYRGEPL; from the coding sequence ATGACAACAGATGACGCATCTTTTAAAACCATCGAGCAGGGCATGGCGGCACTCGCTGAGGCCGACCCGGATATCGCCCGTGCTTACCCCTTGGTGGGTGCGCCTGAACCACGCCAGCGCGATCAGGGTTTTGCGACGTTTTTCAGTACCATCGTCAGCCAGCAACTTTCCACCGAGGCCGCCCGCGCCATCATGGGCCGTGTGAACACGCTGCTGCCCGAACTGCACGCCCAAGCGGTGATCGATATCGAAGGCCAGGCGCTGCGCGATGCAGGGCTCTCCTGGCGCAAGATCGAGTACGCCAAGGGCCTGGCAGAAGCGGAGCTGGCGGGCACCTTTAGCGCCGATGGGCTTGAGCAGCTAAGCGACGACGAGGCGATTGCCGCGATTACCCAGCTACGCGGCTTTGGTCGCTGGAGTGCCGAGATTTATCTGATGTTCTCGCTGAAGCGCCCGGATATCTTTCCCGCCGATGATCTTGCCCTGCGGGTGGCGCTTGGCCGCCTTAAAGGTATGGACGACAAACCCACACCCAAGCAGGCGCGTCAGTGGGTGGCGCACTGGTCGCCCTGGCGCACGGTGGGGTCGCTGTTCTTGTGGCACTACTATCGCGGTGAACCCTTGTAA
- a CDS encoding urea carboxylase-associated family protein, giving the protein MANLAPAYRAKPGSPLFVDRTFYNRIANATGQRRRVETIEVPIRDARAWKVPAGHVMRICTRQGPQVGDFNLWSLHNPRERFWASRTRQLQRAHVSVHDRLWSTLPYLRPMATITADTLEDYGVDEDGGRVHDLLGTRCDPYVNHLLTGEDFDFHCHSNLTRAVAPFGLTEFDVHDVLNVFQCTGLNEQGQYFMKACPAREGDYLELFAEIDLLCALSCCPGGDLSVDLWGSDATDEDLLATCHPIGIEIYALDDEVLEGWSPPTPSNYRGNHGLRPPTEDWSAKRRQCC; this is encoded by the coding sequence ATGGCCAATCTCGCCCCTGCCTACCGCGCCAAACCCGGCTCACCGCTTTTCGTCGACCGTACTTTCTACAACCGGATTGCCAACGCCACGGGCCAGCGCAGACGTGTAGAAACGATAGAAGTACCGATTCGCGACGCACGCGCCTGGAAAGTGCCCGCCGGCCACGTGATGCGCATCTGTACTCGCCAAGGCCCTCAGGTGGGCGATTTCAATCTCTGGTCCCTGCACAACCCGAGGGAGCGTTTCTGGGCTTCGCGCACCCGCCAACTTCAGCGCGCCCACGTCAGTGTGCATGACCGGTTGTGGTCGACCCTGCCGTACCTTCGACCGATGGCGACCATCACCGCCGACACCCTGGAAGATTACGGTGTCGACGAAGACGGCGGTCGGGTTCACGATCTACTGGGCACGCGCTGCGATCCCTACGTGAACCATCTGCTGACCGGTGAAGATTTTGACTTTCACTGTCACTCCAACTTGACCCGTGCCGTGGCCCCCTTTGGGCTCACCGAATTTGATGTTCACGATGTGCTCAACGTCTTTCAGTGCACCGGCCTCAATGAACAGGGCCAGTACTTCATGAAGGCGTGCCCGGCACGGGAAGGCGACTACCTGGAGTTGTTTGCCGAGATTGACTTGCTCTGCGCGCTCTCGTGCTGCCCAGGCGGGGATCTATCGGTTGATTTGTGGGGCTCTGACGCCACCGACGAAGACCTGCTGGCCACCTGCCACCCCATCGGCATCGAGATCTATGCCCTCGACGACGAGGTTCTGGAGGGCTGGTCACCACCGACACCCTCCAACTATCGAGGCAACCACGGCCTGCGCCCGCCCACAGAAGATTGGAGCGCCAAGCGCAGACAGTGCTGCTGA
- a CDS encoding pirin family protein, which translates to MPADTTQTVRRVIAQHPAKRDDIGDLVTRRPLPGPQLEQLDPFLFLNHHGPQTYPANNGGLPFGPHPHRGFETVTFILEGSLAHADSTQHQSVIHTGGVQWMTAGSGIVHAEISPPEFLLDGGPLEILQLWVNLPARLKMSEPRYVGLQQTSIPAIALPGGGELNLIAGEWEGSVGPIETLTGVFMSTLRLPAGANVALPVAPRRQVFLYVVEGNVEVGGEPVQPHHLIEVDREGDSLALEANSDARLLFGHGDVIDEPVYSHGPFVMNTREEIVQAVEDYQNGRFGGLDA; encoded by the coding sequence ATGCCAGCAGATACCACCCAAACAGTGCGTCGAGTGATCGCCCAGCACCCGGCCAAGCGCGATGATATCGGTGATTTGGTTACCCGTCGGCCGTTGCCGGGGCCGCAGCTTGAACAGCTCGATCCCTTCCTGTTTCTCAACCATCACGGCCCGCAGACGTACCCGGCCAATAACGGTGGGTTGCCGTTTGGTCCGCACCCACACCGTGGCTTTGAAACGGTGACGTTTATTCTGGAAGGCTCACTAGCTCATGCGGACAGCACTCAGCATCAAAGCGTGATTCACACTGGTGGCGTGCAGTGGATGACCGCGGGCAGTGGCATTGTGCATGCGGAAATTTCGCCGCCCGAGTTTCTGCTTGACGGCGGCCCGCTGGAGATTCTGCAGCTGTGGGTCAATCTACCGGCGCGTTTGAAGATGAGCGAACCCCGCTATGTGGGGCTTCAGCAAACGTCGATACCCGCCATTGCGCTGCCGGGCGGCGGTGAGCTGAACCTGATCGCCGGTGAGTGGGAAGGCAGTGTTGGCCCAATTGAGACGCTGACCGGGGTGTTTATGTCGACGCTGCGGTTGCCTGCTGGCGCGAACGTGGCGTTGCCCGTTGCCCCCAGGCGGCAGGTGTTTCTCTACGTGGTGGAAGGAAACGTTGAGGTGGGCGGCGAACCAGTTCAGCCGCACCACCTGATCGAAGTGGACCGCGAAGGCGATAGTCTAGCACTTGAAGCCAACAGCGATGCGCGCCTGCTGTTTGGCCACGGTGATGTGATCGACGAACCCGTCTACTCCCATGGCCCCTTTGTGATGAACACCCGCGAAGAGATTGTCCAGGCGGTCGAGGATTATCAGAACGGACGATTTGGCGGTCTCGACGCCTGA
- a CDS encoding histidine phosphatase family protein has translation MPSLRQLTLSLLLSVLGMLSITAQASDATWQALQEGGMVILMRHSLAPGVGDPPEFERGRCETQRNLSGDGRAQAEAVGREFRERDIPIAAIYSSQWCRALESAELMDVGEVEAAPWLDSFFRERSARSERTQSARERILEWQGPGNLLLVTHQVNISALVGSGLRSGDVIVVRPEGDEFPVVGRLSISAP, from the coding sequence ATGCCCTCCCTACGCCAACTCACGTTAAGCCTATTGCTCAGTGTACTGGGCATGTTGTCCATCACTGCCCAGGCCAGCGACGCCACCTGGCAGGCATTGCAGGAAGGGGGCATGGTGATTTTGATGCGTCATTCGCTGGCCCCTGGTGTAGGCGATCCGCCTGAATTTGAACGGGGCCGCTGCGAGACGCAGCGCAATCTTTCGGGTGATGGGCGTGCTCAGGCCGAAGCGGTGGGGCGTGAGTTCCGTGAGCGTGATATTCCCATTGCGGCAATCTACTCGTCGCAGTGGTGCCGAGCCTTGGAATCTGCTGAGCTAATGGATGTCGGCGAGGTCGAAGCTGCTCCGTGGCTGGACTCCTTCTTCCGTGAACGTAGCGCGCGGTCGGAACGCACCCAAAGCGCCCGGGAGCGCATTCTGGAGTGGCAGGGGCCGGGCAACCTGCTGTTGGTGACGCATCAGGTCAATATCTCGGCGTTGGTTGGCAGCGGATTGAGGTCTGGCGATGTGATCGTAGTGCGCCCCGAGGGGGACGAATTTCCAGTGGTAGGGCGGTTAAGTATTAGCGCGCCTTAA